The Burkholderia pyrrocinia genomic sequence GCCAGCAGCACCTTGCGCGACGCGTAGCGCGCGCCGTTGCGGATCAGGTTCAGCAATGCACGCGCGACGAGCTTCGGATCGCACACGTGGGTCGCGGGCGTGCCGAGCGTCGACACGTCGAGCACGATCCCGCGATCGGCGATGTCGTTCGCGACGTTGCCGGCGACGCTGTCGATCAGCGCATCGACGACCACCTCCATCGGCACGAGCTGGCTCGCACCCTGTTCGAGGCGGCCGATCGTCAGCAACTCGGTGACGAGCTCGTCGAGTTCGCGCACGTCGCGCCGCAGCGCGTCGCGGCGTTCGCGCATCCGGTCGGTTTCGTCGGGTTCGGCGAGCAGCGCGAGCCCGAATTCGAGCCGCGCGAGCGGCGTCTTCAGTTCATGCGAGATGCCGTGCATCATTTCGCGCTGCTGCTTGATCGATGCCTCGATGCGCTCGGCCATGTCGTTGAACTGCTTCGACAGCTCGTCGATGTTCGACTTGCCCGACAGCTTCACGCGCGTCGACAGCGCGCCGGCGCCGAATGCGCGCGCGGCTTCCTGCAATTTGCGCAGGTCGCGCCAGTGATAGTGAATCCAAAGCACCACCGCGAACAGCGTGGCGAGCGCGAGCAGCAGGTACGCATAGATCTTGATGTCGAGATCGGATGCCTCGACAGGGCGCGCGTGCAGCACCGAGCCGTCCGCGAGCGGCATGTAGTAATCCTTGCCGTTGTAGCTGATCGCGATCCTGCCGGCATCGAGATCGCGCAGCGGCGCACCGCTCAGTTGCGCGCGGGCGGCGGCCATCGACAGGAAACCGAACCCTTCGTTGCCGTGTTTCGCGAGCTCGCGCAGCGCGAGCAGGCGCTGCCCGCCCGGATGGCGTTCGAGGTAGTCGTTGAGCACGAACGAGTAGGTCGTCAACGAGTCGCGCTGCGCCTGCGTGACGCGCTCGTAGAAGATCCGGTCGAACGACAGCTGGATGAACACGATCGACGCGGCGACGAACAGGATCACGACGAGGTACAGCCTGATCAACGGACGCAGCATTTATTCGTCCCACGCGGAAGGGCTGAACAGGTAGCCGCGGCCCCAGATCGTCTTGATCTTGTGCGGCTCAGATGAAGCATCCTCGAAGCGGCGGCGCAGCTTCGAGATGCCGGAATCGACCGAGCGGTCGAGTCCGTCGAACTCGATTCCGCGCAATTGCTTCAGGATGTCGTCGCGGCTCAGCACGGTGCCGGCCGCGCGCGCGAGGATCAGCAGCAGGTTGAATTCGGCAGTCTTCAGGTCGACCGGCTCGCCGCGCCACGTGACGGTGCGGTTCGGCGGCGAGATCGACAGTTCGCCGAACACGAGCGCTTCGGGTGCGGCAACCGGCGTTTCCGCTGCGACCGGCTGCGCGCGGCGCAGCAGCGCGCGAGCGCGCGCGACGAGCACGCGCGGCTCGATCGGCTTCGTCACGTAGTCGTCGGCGCCCGTCTCGAGGCCCGCGACCTGGTCGTAGACGTCCGCGCGCGCGGTCAGGATCAGCACGGGAATGTTGGTGAACGCGCGGATGCGCCGGCAGACTTCCATGCCGTCGAGGTTCGGCAGCATCAGATCGAGTATCACGAGGGCCGGCTGGTGCTCGCGTACCGCCGCGACGGCGAGGTCGCCGCGCCGCACGACCGTCACCGCGAATTCATAGCCGTCGAGATATTCGCGGACGAGCTGCGCGAGGCGGTCGTCGTCCTCGATCAGCAGTACACGGTATTTGAGCGGATTGTCGTTCATTTTCTCCTCAGTATGCACGCACGATCTCGTACCCCGGCAGGCCGGTATGCGGCGCGGCACGCGAATTCTATCCGGCGTACCGGCGGCCCGGGCAGCGGTACGACAATCTCGAACAATCGAACACAGTTGAGCACAGATTCGCCGCAGATTCAGGACAGTCTGCGCGCAAGGCGGCACCTAGACTGCGGGCTCCGTCACTCTTATCTCAATATTGTGCGCCCAACTCTCCGCCGCTATCGCTATTGCATGCCGCTCGCCGGCCTGACCCTCGCTGCCGCCGCCCATGCGGAAAACCAGTATTCGATCTCGCTCGGCGGCGGTTTCGCGCCGCGCTACCAGGGCAGCAACCAGTATCGCGGCGTCGTCGCGCCGTCGTTTTCCGCGACGTTCGGCAACGGCTTCTTCATCGACGCTACGCAGGGCGCCGGCTACCGGCTGGACCTGCCGCACGGCGTGTTCGTGTCGGCGGCCGTGAGCTACGATGCGGGCCGCGCGGACGAGAACCGCTTCGACCTGCCGGGCTCCGACTACCTGAAGGGCATGGGCCGGATTCCCGGCTCGGTGCTGGTCGGCGTGCGAGCGGGCGTGACGCTCTTCAATGCGGCCGAACTGAGCGTCACGATCGACACGCCCGTGACGCACACGTCGCGCGGCGTATCGGGACACATGGATCTCGCGGTGCCCGTGCTCAAGACCGCGCAGCACGAGATCGTCGTGACGGGCACCGTGCACGCGGGCTCGGGACGCTATACGCAGACGTTCTACGGCGTGACCGATGCACAGTCGATGACGAGCCGGTTCAGGCCGTATTCGACGAGCGGCGGGATCGACAGCGCATCGATGGCGGTCGCGTGGAACTGGAACCTGTCGCGGCACTGGTCGGTGCTCGCGACCGGCGGCGTGACGCGACTGCTCGGCCGCTACGGCGACAGTCCGATCGTCCAGTCGCGCAGCAACTACTACGGCATTGCGGGCGTGACCTACAAGTTCTGAACCGGTCGCCGATGGCGATCGCGAATGCCAAGTCGCGCTGGCGGGCAGAGGCCCGTGCGATCGAACCGTGCGCACCGCTCGATGCGCCGGCGCCGCGTCGTAGCGGCCGATCGCGTGCGGTAACATTCAGGCGGCTTCGGCGTCAGGCCGAGCCCGTGACTCCGGTACGCCGAATCGGCGCGGCCGGGGTGCGCGAGGCCGCGGTTCGCCGGCCGGCATCCGTCGGGAAACGGCTGGCGACGCGCGGAACCGATCATGCATGTGACGCCCGGCCGGCGAGGAACGCCGCATTTGCCCCGCCGGGTGCGACAGGGAGAAATCGATGAAGAAGACGATCGCGATGATGATGGCGCTGGTTGCGGGCGCAACTTTTTCGGGATGCGCGGACATGAACACGAAAATCACGAGCTCGGGCGGCTCGCCGGCGAGCGGCGGGCAGGCGGGCGCGTCGCAGGCATGCAAGGCGGACGCGGCGCAGGACGATGCGCTGGTCGGCAAGACCGAGGCCGATACGGTCGCGCAACTCGACGGCTGCCTGTGGCGCGTGCTCGAGCGCGACGGCAAGGCGTTGCCGGGCACGATGGATTACCGACCGGAGCGCCGCAATCTCGGCATTCGCGAC encodes the following:
- a CDS encoding response regulator; the encoded protein is MNDNPLKYRVLLIEDDDRLAQLVREYLDGYEFAVTVVRRGDLAVAAVREHQPALVILDLMLPNLDGMEVCRRIRAFTNIPVLILTARADVYDQVAGLETGADDYVTKPIEPRVLVARARALLRRAQPVAAETPVAAPEALVFGELSISPPNRTVTWRGEPVDLKTAEFNLLLILARAAGTVLSRDDILKQLRGIEFDGLDRSVDSGISKLRRRFEDASSEPHKIKTIWGRGYLFSPSAWDE
- a CDS encoding MipA/OmpV family protein yields the protein MPLAGLTLAAAAHAENQYSISLGGGFAPRYQGSNQYRGVVAPSFSATFGNGFFIDATQGAGYRLDLPHGVFVSAAVSYDAGRADENRFDLPGSDYLKGMGRIPGSVLVGVRAGVTLFNAAELSVTIDTPVTHTSRGVSGHMDLAVPVLKTAQHEIVVTGTVHAGSGRYTQTFYGVTDAQSMTSRFRPYSTSGGIDSASMAVAWNWNLSRHWSVLATGGVTRLLGRYGDSPIVQSRSNYYGIAGVTYKF
- a CDS encoding ATP-binding protein encodes the protein MLRPLIRLYLVVILFVAASIVFIQLSFDRIFYERVTQAQRDSLTTYSFVLNDYLERHPGGQRLLALRELAKHGNEGFGFLSMAAARAQLSGAPLRDLDAGRIAISYNGKDYYMPLADGSVLHARPVEASDLDIKIYAYLLLALATLFAVVLWIHYHWRDLRKLQEAARAFGAGALSTRVKLSGKSNIDELSKQFNDMAERIEASIKQQREMMHGISHELKTPLARLEFGLALLAEPDETDRMRERRDALRRDVRELDELVTELLTIGRLEQGASQLVPMEVVVDALIDSVAGNVANDIADRGIVLDVSTLGTPATHVCDPKLVARALLNLIRNGARYASRKVLLAAAGDRSGALVLSVDDDGAGIPAAERARVFEPFQRLDSSRDRQTGGFGLGLAIVRRVALVHGGDVRLEDSPLGGARFVITLPARTLPDSLFDVTAELTHAGAPGDGTNTAAPLR